A stretch of Caenorhabditis elegans chromosome IV DNA encodes these proteins:
- the let-653 gene encoding Protein let-653 (Confirmed by transcript evidence), with protein MRHPLISLLLLIAFYSTSSEAFVPKCNSFYVRWPRVRLNFKAVAEARLSLKGCQSACSLGEDPVSPGKQLECAAVNHQASPDGFSHLCAVFQPHQLQNVDGYVEADDRFTFYWKYCLPSTRKCSGEYAFTYLSDRYMDQKSVIKWTTKANLEECLSDCLDEKSFECRSISFNRTDGGCHMSKDSQISRPEAIRLNNNPNYRIDYYENNCYNLSESFTFKHECRDNGISVSVKSRLPYTGAIYGLYDFFTCRTEPKEATEFDHFFPYQTVSKNCSDSIKYKGNEMVLEVVLSTDGIEPLYFITPEDLTYQAKCPISGVKAKDPANTKSSAHLDNSDVPTTTVQTSTTVPTTPSKTTATTTTTPKPTTTETATTSSSTTTVTTQKPTTVTSTTTLPSTTASTTTKTTTSTPTSPQTTTTHVGAPASSVASVAHDGSTLAGKPKVPVIFDIFHNGQPVEAVVVGTKISLSFRPHYPIPPEYVDVRGCQVEPIDPKYEWEHEPLFIIRDGCPADGVGLVCPPTHSEFGAKVSVEAFRYQTTGQVQYSCLVRICPFAPCPKNTCDDVEGCDSSYMHRYRRELSLEDIKKALEANPELASQFGISPSAFARNPSKSKNFTSVVEEQQRIALGGDYLVRRRLIVVNSEDQLRYYVRTGNI; from the exons ATGCGACATCCACTAATTTCTCTACTATTGCTAATAGCATTCTACTCTACATCGTCAGAAG cATTCGTTCCAAAATGTAACTCATTTTATGTTCGATGGCCTCGAGTTCGTCTCAACTTCAAGGCAGTTGCTGAAGCGAGACTTTCATTAAAAGGGTGTCAATCCGCATGTTCACTTGGAGAAGATCCAGTCAGTCCAGGAAAACAATTAGAGTGTGCTGCAGTGAATCATCAAGCATCTCCAGATGGCTTTTCACATCTTTGCGCCGTTTTCCAGCCGCATCAACTACAAAATGTTGACGGTTATGTTGAGGCGGATGATCGATTCACATTCTACTGGAAATATTGCCTTCCTT ccactCGAAAATGTTCTGGAGAATACGCATTCACATATCTTTCGGATCGTTATATGGATCAAAAGTCAGTTATAAAATGGACAACAAAAGCAAATTTAGAAGAGTGTCTTTCGGATTGTTTGgatgaaaaatcatttgaatgCCGTTCAATCTCCTTCAATAGAACAGACGGAGGATGTCATATGTCTAAGGATTCACAAATTTCACGACCGGAAGCCATTCGATTGAACAATAACCCCAACTATCGAATTGATTATTACGAGAATAACTGTTACAATT TATCCGAATCATTCACATTCAAACATGAATGTCGTGATAATGGAATCTCAGTCAGCGTCAAGTCTCGTCTTCCTTATACTGGAGCCATTTATGGACTTTATGACTTCTTCACTTGTCGGACTGAACCAAAAGAAGCCACTGAATTCGATCACTTTTTCCCATATCAGACTGTCAGCAAGAACTGTTCGGATTCTATTAAGTACAAG GGAAACGAAATGGTACTTGAAGTTGTCTTATCTACTGATGGAATAGAGCCACTTTATTTCATTACTCCTGAAGATTTGACATACCAGGCAAAATGTCCAATTAGTGGTGTAAAAGCAAAGGATCCCGCTAACACAAAATCCTCGGCTCATTTGGATAACAG tGATGTGCCAACTACTACCGTACAAACTTCAACTACCGTACCAACCACACCATCCAAAACAACTGCTACCACTACAACAACTCCAAAGCCAACCACTACAGAGACAGCTACAACTTCTTCATCAACAACCACAGTAACCACACAAAAACCTACAACCGTTACGTCAACAACAACATTACCATCCACAACGGCATCTACAACAACTAAAACTACTACAAGTACGCCCACGTCACCACAAACAACGACCACTCATGTAGGAGCTCCCGCATCTTCCGTTGCATCGGTGGCTCATGATGG CTCAACACTTGCCGGAAAACCAAAAGTTCCAGtgattttcgatattttccacAACGGACAACCAGTTGAAGCCGTCGTTGTTGGAACAAAAATCAGTCTATCATTCCGTCCACACTATCCAATTCCACCGGAGTACGTAGACGTTCGTGGTTGCCAAGTTGAGCCAATTGATCCAAAATATGAATGGGAGCACGAGCCACTGTTCATCATAAGAGATGGATGTCCTGCTGACGGTGTTGGTCTCGTCTGCCCACCAACACATTCTGAGTTTGGAGCAAAAGTTTCCGTTGAGGCATTCAGATATCAAACAACTGGACAAGTACAGTACTCCTGTCTCGTGAGAATATGTCCATTTGCTCCGTGTCCGAAG aacacaTGCGACGACGTGGAAGGCTGTGACAGTAGCTACATGCATCGATACAGGCGAGAATTATCACTTGAAGACATCAAAAAAGCATTGGAAGCAAACCCAGAACTTGCTTCTCAGTTCGGAATTTCACCGTCCGCGTTTGCAAGAAATCCGtcgaaatctaaaaatttcacaagCGTTGTTG AAGAACAACAAAGAATCGCACTCGGCGGAGATTATCTTGTTCGGCGTCGATTGATTGTTGTCAACTCTGAAGATCAATTGAGATATTACGTTCGAACtggaaacatctga
- the let-653 gene encoding Protein let-653 (Confirmed by transcript evidence), whose protein sequence is MRHPLISLLLLIAFYSTSSEAFVPKCNSFYVRWPRVRLNFKAVAEARLSLKGCQSACSLGEDPVSPGKQLECAAVNHQASPDGFSHLCAVFQPHQLQNVDGYVEADDRFTFYWKYCLPSTRKCSGEYAFTYLSDRYMDQKSVIKWTTKANLEECLSDCLDEKSFECRSISFNRTDGGCHMSKDSQISRPEAIRLNNNPNYRIDYYENNCYNLSESFTFKHECRDNGISVSVKSRLPYTGAIYGLYDFFTCRTEPKEATEFDHFFPYQTVSKNCSDSIKYKGNEMVLEVVLSTDGIEPLYFITPEDLTYQAKCPISGVKAKDPANTKSSAHLDNRNKAMEASAHALFELLSKTGDDEALQNTFPLPLTTTTEVIRQVTTTTKKPSTTTSTKKLTTTTTTTPKPSQKPTTTTTKSPVVITTTTKTSPKPTTSPSTTTSTTTSTTIPPSTTTRKPANPRRSTIMSATSKVAIIVGKDSSFARARLFTTKHPSTQKIDVPTTTVQTSTTVPTTPSKTTATTTTTPKPTTTETATTSSSTTTVTTQKPTTVTSTTTLPSTTASTTTKTTTSTPTSPQTTTTHVGAPASSVASVAHDGSTLAGKPKVPVIFDIFHNGQPVEAVVVGTKISLSFRPHYPIPPEYVDVRGCQVEPIDPKYEWEHEPLFIIRDGCPADGVGLVCPPTHSEFGAKVSVEAFRYQTTGQVQYSCLVRICPFAPCPKNTCDDVEGCDSSYMHRYRRELSLEDIKKALEANPELASQFGISPSAFARNPSKSKNFTSVVEEQQRIALGGDYLVRRRLIVVNSEDQLRYYVRTGNI, encoded by the exons ATGCGACATCCACTAATTTCTCTACTATTGCTAATAGCATTCTACTCTACATCGTCAGAAG cATTCGTTCCAAAATGTAACTCATTTTATGTTCGATGGCCTCGAGTTCGTCTCAACTTCAAGGCAGTTGCTGAAGCGAGACTTTCATTAAAAGGGTGTCAATCCGCATGTTCACTTGGAGAAGATCCAGTCAGTCCAGGAAAACAATTAGAGTGTGCTGCAGTGAATCATCAAGCATCTCCAGATGGCTTTTCACATCTTTGCGCCGTTTTCCAGCCGCATCAACTACAAAATGTTGACGGTTATGTTGAGGCGGATGATCGATTCACATTCTACTGGAAATATTGCCTTCCTT ccactCGAAAATGTTCTGGAGAATACGCATTCACATATCTTTCGGATCGTTATATGGATCAAAAGTCAGTTATAAAATGGACAACAAAAGCAAATTTAGAAGAGTGTCTTTCGGATTGTTTGgatgaaaaatcatttgaatgCCGTTCAATCTCCTTCAATAGAACAGACGGAGGATGTCATATGTCTAAGGATTCACAAATTTCACGACCGGAAGCCATTCGATTGAACAATAACCCCAACTATCGAATTGATTATTACGAGAATAACTGTTACAATT TATCCGAATCATTCACATTCAAACATGAATGTCGTGATAATGGAATCTCAGTCAGCGTCAAGTCTCGTCTTCCTTATACTGGAGCCATTTATGGACTTTATGACTTCTTCACTTGTCGGACTGAACCAAAAGAAGCCACTGAATTCGATCACTTTTTCCCATATCAGACTGTCAGCAAGAACTGTTCGGATTCTATTAAGTACAAG GGAAACGAAATGGTACTTGAAGTTGTCTTATCTACTGATGGAATAGAGCCACTTTATTTCATTACTCCTGAAGATTTGACATACCAGGCAAAATGTCCAATTAGTGGTGTAAAAGCAAAGGATCCCGCTAACACAAAATCCTCGGCTCATTTGGATAACAG AAACAAGGCAATGGAAGCATCAGCGCATGCATTGTTTGAGTTACTCTCGAAAACTGGAGATGATGAAGCCCTTCAAAACACATTCCCACTTCCATTGACTACCACAACAGAAGTAATAAGGCAAGTTACGACTACAACCAAGAAACCATCAACTACAACTTCTACTAAAAAGTTGACGACCACAACAACCACAACCCCAAAACCATCCCAAAAACCTACCACCACTACCACCAAATCCCCTGTTGTTATTACTACTACTACAAAAACTTCCCCTAAGCCAACTACTTCCCCAAGTACAACAACTTCTACTACTACTTCAACCACAATTCCACCAAGTACTACAACCAGGAAACCAGCTAACCCTCGCAGATCCACTATCATGTCGGCAACTTCAAAAGTTGCAATAATCGTAGGAAAAGATTCAAGTTTTGCCAGAGCTCGGCTCTTTACTACAAAACATCCAAGTACACAGAAAAt tGATGTGCCAACTACTACCGTACAAACTTCAACTACCGTACCAACCACACCATCCAAAACAACTGCTACCACTACAACAACTCCAAAGCCAACCACTACAGAGACAGCTACAACTTCTTCATCAACAACCACAGTAACCACACAAAAACCTACAACCGTTACGTCAACAACAACATTACCATCCACAACGGCATCTACAACAACTAAAACTACTACAAGTACGCCCACGTCACCACAAACAACGACCACTCATGTAGGAGCTCCCGCATCTTCCGTTGCATCGGTGGCTCATGATGG CTCAACACTTGCCGGAAAACCAAAAGTTCCAGtgattttcgatattttccacAACGGACAACCAGTTGAAGCCGTCGTTGTTGGAACAAAAATCAGTCTATCATTCCGTCCACACTATCCAATTCCACCGGAGTACGTAGACGTTCGTGGTTGCCAAGTTGAGCCAATTGATCCAAAATATGAATGGGAGCACGAGCCACTGTTCATCATAAGAGATGGATGTCCTGCTGACGGTGTTGGTCTCGTCTGCCCACCAACACATTCTGAGTTTGGAGCAAAAGTTTCCGTTGAGGCATTCAGATATCAAACAACTGGACAAGTACAGTACTCCTGTCTCGTGAGAATATGTCCATTTGCTCCGTGTCCGAAG aacacaTGCGACGACGTGGAAGGCTGTGACAGTAGCTACATGCATCGATACAGGCGAGAATTATCACTTGAAGACATCAAAAAAGCATTGGAAGCAAACCCAGAACTTGCTTCTCAGTTCGGAATTTCACCGTCCGCGTTTGCAAGAAATCCGtcgaaatctaaaaatttcacaagCGTTGTTG AAGAACAACAAAGAATCGCACTCGGCGGAGATTATCTTGTTCGGCGTCGATTGATTGTTGTCAACTCTGAAGATCAATTGAGATATTACGTTCGAACtggaaacatctga
- the let-653 gene encoding Protein let-653 (Confirmed by transcript evidence): MRHPLISLLLLIAFYSTSSEAFVPKCNSFYVRWPRVRLNFKAVAEARLSLKGCQSACSLGEDPVSPGKQLECAAVNHQASPDGFSHLCAVFQPHQLQNVDGYVEADDRFTFYWKYCLPSTRKCSGEYAFTYLSDRYMDQKSVIKWTTKANLEECLSDCLDEKSFECRSISFNRTDGGCHMSKDSQISRPEAIRLNNNPNYRIDYYENNCYNLSESFTFKHECRDNGISVSVKSRLPYTGAIYGLYDFFTCRTEPKEATEFDHFFPYQTVSKNCSDSIKYKGNEMVLEVVLSTDGIEPLYFITPEDLTYQAKCPISGVKAKDPANTKSSAHLDNRNKAMEASAHALFELLSKTGDDEALQNTFPLPLTTTTEVISDVPTTTVQTSTTVPTTPSKTTATTTTTPKPTTTETATTSSSTTTVTTQKPTTVTSTTTLPSTTASTTTKTTTSTPTSPQTTTTHVGAPASSVASVAHDGSTLAGKPKVPVIFDIFHNGQPVEAVVVGTKISLSFRPHYPIPPEYVDVRGCQVEPIDPKYEWEHEPLFIIRDGCPADGVGLVCPPTHSEFGAKVSVEAFRYQTTGQVQYSCLVRICPFAPCPKNTCDDVEGCDSSYMHRYRRELSLEDIKKALEANPELASQFGISPSAFARNPSKSKNFTSVVEEQQRIALGGDYLVRRRLIVVNSEDQLRYYVRTGNI; this comes from the exons ATGCGACATCCACTAATTTCTCTACTATTGCTAATAGCATTCTACTCTACATCGTCAGAAG cATTCGTTCCAAAATGTAACTCATTTTATGTTCGATGGCCTCGAGTTCGTCTCAACTTCAAGGCAGTTGCTGAAGCGAGACTTTCATTAAAAGGGTGTCAATCCGCATGTTCACTTGGAGAAGATCCAGTCAGTCCAGGAAAACAATTAGAGTGTGCTGCAGTGAATCATCAAGCATCTCCAGATGGCTTTTCACATCTTTGCGCCGTTTTCCAGCCGCATCAACTACAAAATGTTGACGGTTATGTTGAGGCGGATGATCGATTCACATTCTACTGGAAATATTGCCTTCCTT ccactCGAAAATGTTCTGGAGAATACGCATTCACATATCTTTCGGATCGTTATATGGATCAAAAGTCAGTTATAAAATGGACAACAAAAGCAAATTTAGAAGAGTGTCTTTCGGATTGTTTGgatgaaaaatcatttgaatgCCGTTCAATCTCCTTCAATAGAACAGACGGAGGATGTCATATGTCTAAGGATTCACAAATTTCACGACCGGAAGCCATTCGATTGAACAATAACCCCAACTATCGAATTGATTATTACGAGAATAACTGTTACAATT TATCCGAATCATTCACATTCAAACATGAATGTCGTGATAATGGAATCTCAGTCAGCGTCAAGTCTCGTCTTCCTTATACTGGAGCCATTTATGGACTTTATGACTTCTTCACTTGTCGGACTGAACCAAAAGAAGCCACTGAATTCGATCACTTTTTCCCATATCAGACTGTCAGCAAGAACTGTTCGGATTCTATTAAGTACAAG GGAAACGAAATGGTACTTGAAGTTGTCTTATCTACTGATGGAATAGAGCCACTTTATTTCATTACTCCTGAAGATTTGACATACCAGGCAAAATGTCCAATTAGTGGTGTAAAAGCAAAGGATCCCGCTAACACAAAATCCTCGGCTCATTTGGATAACAG AAACAAGGCAATGGAAGCATCAGCGCATGCATTGTTTGAGTTACTCTCGAAAACTGGAGATGATGAAGCCCTTCAAAACACATTCCCACTTCCATTGACTACCACAACAGAAGTAATAAG tGATGTGCCAACTACTACCGTACAAACTTCAACTACCGTACCAACCACACCATCCAAAACAACTGCTACCACTACAACAACTCCAAAGCCAACCACTACAGAGACAGCTACAACTTCTTCATCAACAACCACAGTAACCACACAAAAACCTACAACCGTTACGTCAACAACAACATTACCATCCACAACGGCATCTACAACAACTAAAACTACTACAAGTACGCCCACGTCACCACAAACAACGACCACTCATGTAGGAGCTCCCGCATCTTCCGTTGCATCGGTGGCTCATGATGG CTCAACACTTGCCGGAAAACCAAAAGTTCCAGtgattttcgatattttccacAACGGACAACCAGTTGAAGCCGTCGTTGTTGGAACAAAAATCAGTCTATCATTCCGTCCACACTATCCAATTCCACCGGAGTACGTAGACGTTCGTGGTTGCCAAGTTGAGCCAATTGATCCAAAATATGAATGGGAGCACGAGCCACTGTTCATCATAAGAGATGGATGTCCTGCTGACGGTGTTGGTCTCGTCTGCCCACCAACACATTCTGAGTTTGGAGCAAAAGTTTCCGTTGAGGCATTCAGATATCAAACAACTGGACAAGTACAGTACTCCTGTCTCGTGAGAATATGTCCATTTGCTCCGTGTCCGAAG aacacaTGCGACGACGTGGAAGGCTGTGACAGTAGCTACATGCATCGATACAGGCGAGAATTATCACTTGAAGACATCAAAAAAGCATTGGAAGCAAACCCAGAACTTGCTTCTCAGTTCGGAATTTCACCGTCCGCGTTTGCAAGAAATCCGtcgaaatctaaaaatttcacaagCGTTGTTG AAGAACAACAAAGAATCGCACTCGGCGGAGATTATCTTGTTCGGCGTCGATTGATTGTTGTCAACTCTGAAGATCAATTGAGATATTACGTTCGAACtggaaacatctga
- the nhr-43 gene encoding Nuclear hormone receptor family member nhr-43 (Confirmed by transcript evidence): MISGPFLHFDPTVPLQTVMIGHPATSPLSLPSSSSSPTVADPSNIHCRVCERRYDGSQHFGIDICRACAAFFRRSVAVKKTFVCRRGTNKCELNTVSRKTTCQKCRWMRCLLVGLNVDAVVGRRSPDHVKTTSRDESVKKEDEESDTGSEGKSCEDMDVSHPIEQFQQQISFSVHRPIPTIGNPNIYTTRASLINKVLINYNEFTKSRLDVELSLKHMQQDSKVFGSTGIPIVPATREIISEIYQKQFGLLHIFLKNTFDEYAECDVQEQKRICAMFYPVLWEIESCYWTYRNMPVQPEYETLMMCTQTTYIDSKNVRYWLGNTTGLNESDIQAVEARLENLLTKARNLVLEPMHKLIIKEFEFITLLALNIWAPRNHRGCVSEDRAEQVRDALFDDLHYLYCDGLKIDKYSSRMGEMMCLHTEVQNADMSSTIKNILFSDLNAYLYSI; encoded by the exons ATGATTAGCGGCCCATTTCTTCACTTTGATCCAACTGTTCCACTCCAGACAGTCATGAT CGGACACCCGGCGACGTCTCCTTTGTCGCTTCCATCATCATCGTCTAGTCCGACCGTTGCCGACCCATCGAACATTCATTGCCGAGTTTGCGAGAGACGATACGACGGTTCGCAGCACTTCGGAATTGAT atttgccgAGCATGTGCCGCATTCTTCCGACGAAGTGTAGCTGTCAAGAAGACATTCGTCTGTAGACGTGGAACCAACAAATGTGAACTTAACA CAGTGTCTCGAAAAACCACATGCCAAAAGTGCCGATGGATGAGGTGTCTTCTTGTTGGTCTTAATGTTGATG CAGTAGTTGGCCGACGATCACCCGACCATGTCAAGACAACATCAAGAGACGAATCAGTTAAAAAGGAAGATGAAGAATCGGATACTGGCTCAGAGGGTAAATCATGTGAAGATATGGATGTATCCCATCCAATTGAACAATTCCAACAACAAATATCATTTTCTGTGCACCGCCCAATTCCAACAATTGGAAATCCAAATATCTACACAACAAGGGCATCTCTCATTAACAAAGTACTTATCAACTATAA tgaattcaCCAAATCCCGCCTAGACGTCGAGCTTTCTCTCAAGCACATGCAACAAGATTCCAAAGTATTCGGATCAACTGGCATTCCAATTGTTCCAGCAACTCGTGAAATCATCTCAGAAATCTACCAAAAACAATTCGGGCTTCTCCatattttcctcaaaaacacTTTCGACGAATATGCCGAGTGTGATGTCCAGGAGCAAAAGAGAATTTGTGCTATGTTTTATCCAGTTCTCTGGGAAATCGAGTCCTGCTACTGGACCTACCGTAATATGCCAGTTCAACCTGAATACGAGACTTTGATGATGTGCACTCAAACTACTTACATCGACTCGAAAAATGTTAGATACTGGCTTGGAAATACCACTGGATTGAATGAATCTGATATTCAAGCAGTTGAAGC tCGTTTGGAGAATCTTCTAACTAAAGCAAGAAACTTGGTTCTCGAGCCAATGCACAAATTGATCATCAAAGAATTCGAATTCATTACCCTTTTGGCTCTCAACATCTGGGCTCCTCGCAATCATCGCGGCTGTGTTTCCGAAGATCGCGCCGAGCAAGTTCGTGATGCTCTTTTCGATGATCTACATTATTTGTATTGTGATGGCTTGAAAATCGACAAGTATTCAAGTAGAATGGGAGAAATGATGTGTCTTCATACAGAAGTTCAg aatgccgATATGTCCTCCACCATCAAGAATATCCTATTTTCCGATCTCAACGCCTACTTGTACTCaatctaa
- the nhr-43 gene encoding Nuclear hormone receptor family member nhr-43 (Confirmed by transcript evidence) has translation MISGPFLHFDPTVPLQTVMIGHPATSPLSLPSSSSSPTVADPSNIHCRVCERRYDGSQHFGIDICRACAAFFRRSVAVKKTFVCRRGTNKCELNMSRKTTCQKCRWMRCLLVGLNVDAVVGRRSPDHVKTTSRDESVKKEDEESDTGSEGKSCEDMDVSHPIEQFQQQISFSVHRPIPTIGNPNIYTTRASLINKVLINYNEFTKSRLDVELSLKHMQQDSKVFGSTGIPIVPATREIISEIYQKQFGLLHIFLKNTFDEYAECDVQEQKRICAMFYPVLWEIESCYWTYRNMPVQPEYETLMMCTQTTYIDSKNVRYWLGNTTGLNESDIQAVEARLENLLTKARNLVLEPMHKLIIKEFEFITLLALNIWAPRNHRGCVSEDRAEQVRDALFDDLHYLYCDGLKIDKYSSRMGEMMCLHTEVQNADMSSTIKNILFSDLNAYLYSI, from the exons ATGATTAGCGGCCCATTTCTTCACTTTGATCCAACTGTTCCACTCCAGACAGTCATGAT CGGACACCCGGCGACGTCTCCTTTGTCGCTTCCATCATCATCGTCTAGTCCGACCGTTGCCGACCCATCGAACATTCATTGCCGAGTTTGCGAGAGACGATACGACGGTTCGCAGCACTTCGGAATTGAT atttgccgAGCATGTGCCGCATTCTTCCGACGAAGTGTAGCTGTCAAGAAGACATTCGTCTGTAGACGTGGAACCAACAAATGTGAACTTAACA TGTCTCGAAAAACCACATGCCAAAAGTGCCGATGGATGAGGTGTCTTCTTGTTGGTCTTAATGTTGATG CAGTAGTTGGCCGACGATCACCCGACCATGTCAAGACAACATCAAGAGACGAATCAGTTAAAAAGGAAGATGAAGAATCGGATACTGGCTCAGAGGGTAAATCATGTGAAGATATGGATGTATCCCATCCAATTGAACAATTCCAACAACAAATATCATTTTCTGTGCACCGCCCAATTCCAACAATTGGAAATCCAAATATCTACACAACAAGGGCATCTCTCATTAACAAAGTACTTATCAACTATAA tgaattcaCCAAATCCCGCCTAGACGTCGAGCTTTCTCTCAAGCACATGCAACAAGATTCCAAAGTATTCGGATCAACTGGCATTCCAATTGTTCCAGCAACTCGTGAAATCATCTCAGAAATCTACCAAAAACAATTCGGGCTTCTCCatattttcctcaaaaacacTTTCGACGAATATGCCGAGTGTGATGTCCAGGAGCAAAAGAGAATTTGTGCTATGTTTTATCCAGTTCTCTGGGAAATCGAGTCCTGCTACTGGACCTACCGTAATATGCCAGTTCAACCTGAATACGAGACTTTGATGATGTGCACTCAAACTACTTACATCGACTCGAAAAATGTTAGATACTGGCTTGGAAATACCACTGGATTGAATGAATCTGATATTCAAGCAGTTGAAGC tCGTTTGGAGAATCTTCTAACTAAAGCAAGAAACTTGGTTCTCGAGCCAATGCACAAATTGATCATCAAAGAATTCGAATTCATTACCCTTTTGGCTCTCAACATCTGGGCTCCTCGCAATCATCGCGGCTGTGTTTCCGAAGATCGCGCCGAGCAAGTTCGTGATGCTCTTTTCGATGATCTACATTATTTGTATTGTGATGGCTTGAAAATCGACAAGTATTCAAGTAGAATGGGAGAAATGATGTGTCTTCATACAGAAGTTCAg aatgccgATATGTCCTCCACCATCAAGAATATCCTATTTTCCGATCTCAACGCCTACTTGTACTCaatctaa